AAGACATTCTTAgggttttctctctttttctgttCACACTGTTTGGAAGGAATGCTTCGAAACTAGCGATTGATTTTGCAAAATGTGAGGGAGTTATAGCTACAGGTACGCCTCTTCAAGTCGTCTTTTAACTGGTGTCGACGTTTTTAGGGTTAAgtgctccatttggttgctgagaaaggggagaagaaagaaaaatgcagATTGGAGTTTTGGATTATGATATAGTAGGAGAATGGCAGAGCCTCTACTTAACTGAAGCTAATGCTACCATTTGATTTACTTCAAtgtcctctttttcttttactcaGTTtttccagtaaccaaacagacggTTGCGGTTATTGGTTTTGTTCTGGTGAGAGCTTTGTGCCCACCGTGTTGTCTTCGTGAGTTTGCTTCAGTAATGTAGTGACTAGTCTCCTAAATCAGAGAAATGCGTCTGTTATAATGCCTAATGATTTATCATTGGAGGGAAGAGAAATGATGAATTGATGATAGCCTTTTATATGACAGAATGTGAGTGATGGTTGCGTCGTTACCTTACCGGAAATGTCGTAAGCTATTTACACTTAGATTCACACAAAGAAAAAGGGAACAAGAGCACTGCTAATATGATAAGAAATGGAGAAAGATTAGTAAACTTCTTTGTCTTTCTTTTCGCATGGTATTTTCAGTTGCCAAACTCTTTTCTGAAATTTTGGTGATCGCTATGAAGTTGCTACTGGTGCACTTCCTGGTATctgattgaaattttaataatttaaacttttgCCCCAGCTTAAATTCAGCAACGAAGTTTTGAATGACTgcaattatttttcctaccgGAATATCAGCTAATTTGTTTTACCAAAGATCAAGTGAAGGATGGAAATGCTCcatttttgtaatgaatatcTTCCAATATTTCTCTATTCTTTGACAGGTTCAACTATGTTGAACTCTTATACTTGTCCTTAAATGGATATTAAGCTATTTTGGCTTAAGTTATTTGCTGACATTTGAGGGCCTGATAGATGCGCATGGGCTTATCTTTAGTTGGTctaattttagaagaaaaaagacAAGAATTCTGTGTTTTATCGTAACAAGGAGTTAAAACCTCACTTCGCCTATTGTTTGTATTGGAGTCAGTTAGGATTCTGCTGATATGGGAATTTTAGATGTGTTGATCTTTGGTTTGGAAGCTTCATAACTATGGCATGCATCAACTAGTGGTGACAAGTTTGTTGAGTTGAAGGATTTCTATGATGTTATATGTGCATTTAACTGtggtttttttcttcatattgcaTTGAATTGTTGATATTGTTATATTTCATGATGTCTAATCTatagttttccaattttttgtttaGGTTGTTAAATTGATTCTCTTTGATATTGATTGCCTCTTTTAAGAAAGTGCAAACATCTTGCTTCTGTTGCTCTTCACCTATATGGCTTCTGCTGGCATTCCACCTGCTTCGGCGGTTGGAAAACCTAGTGGCAACACAATGTTTGTTGATAAGCTGCCAGAAGAAATCAATGAAATGAAGATCAGGGATGACAAGGTTGAAAAGGTTGTCTTCTCACAAATTTTGAGAGCAAAACTTGAAGGTTTTCTATACTTAATTCTTTTGTTCTGTCCATTTTCtgttgacaattttttttgtggTAGGAAATGGAAGCAACAGTGGTCGATGGAAATGGAACTGAGACAGGGCATATTATTGTAACAACTATAGGTGGTAGAAATGGTCAACCCAAACAGGTAGATTTGTGAAATCATTGTAATTGGAACCATTGGATTGATTATGGTTGGGTTGTGGAATagagagaatatatatatatatatatatgtatgtatgtatgtatgaaatattcattttgaaacaaaatattctgaTAATAATCGGAAAAAACTCCATTGGAGTGAGATTGACCACAAACCTCGAgttctttattttgaaataatgagttaaaaggaataaaatcaaACTGGTTTTTCTGGAAAGTAAAATATCAAAAGAACAAAATGTTGATACAATGTCATAAGATGAGATAGAGATTTTCTTTCTatgttataaataaatataaaataatggacATCTACCAATAAGTTTTACAGAGTTGAGGTTGCTTGGTTTCAATTTTAGATAAGAAGTGGCTGAATGGGATGAACATGTAACATAGAAGCTGAACGATAGATTTAGGAGAAATAATGAAAATCAGTATTCTATTTGTTATTTGGACTTTTATGGCACTCTTCATTACTTCTCTATTGCATGACTCCTCTTTCCTAGCTAAGTCAAGTTGTGCAGAAACCAATACAAGTTGGTAGCATTGATGCATCTTATGACTCAATATTAGACAAACTAAAGTTGTTTAGCTTTAAATTCTTTCTGATTTGTATTTCAGACCATAAGTTACATGGCAGAGCGTGTTGTTGGACAGGGTTCATTTGGAATTGTATTTCAGGTGAtagtttaaattcaaattacaaACCATCTATTTAGAAGCTGATGTTTTGGTAGCATTTCTAATAATTCTGGCATTTCTTCATTCTgaaatattattactttttggCTTCAATTATATTTCTTTACAGGCTAAGTGCCTAGAAACTGGAGAAACCGTTGCAATCAAGAAGGTTTTACAGGATAAGAGATATAAGAACCGTGAGTTGCAAACAATGCGTCTTCTTGACCATCCAAATATTGTCTCTCTCAAACACTGCTTCTTTTCAACCACGGACAAGGATGAACTCTATCTCAATTTGGTGCTTGAATATGTACCTGAGACGGTTTATCGTGTGGCTAAACACTATAGCAGGGCAAATCAACGGATGCCTCTGATATATGTCAAACTCTACACATACCAGGTGTGATGCTAAGATCAGATAATCAATTGTTTTCCCCAAGACTCTGCTCTGTATTTTGGTACATGTTTAGAGTGTGAGTATCAATTTTATACATATGTAGAGTTTGAGCATCAATTTCGCTAGCTGTTTAACAGAATGTAAAAGAGGCAAAACATGATAATATGATAGTCATTTTAAAATAGGAAGTGCATTAGAGTCTCACTTCTTATGGGTTGTGCCTTCATTTGGGATAAATCGTCAGAAGTCTaggaattttctattttctggtATTGTTTATCTTTTTGCACATGATGTTAATTGCTCTAATGAAACCCTCTTTCAGAATTAAATGTGAAATACAAAATGGCATCTGGTAAGCTCAAACCTCAAGATGGTGCAGAGAGGATATCTTATTAGCATATTTTAACACAATATGCTCATTCTTGTGTTTTATAACTCTTGAAATTTGCAGATTTGTAGAGCTTTGGCATACATTCATGGGGTTGTAGGAGTGTGCCACAGAGATATTAAGCCACAGAATCTATTGGTTTGTATTTGAAACTCATGGTTCTTCACATGTTCTGCTTGAATTTTTTTGACcaataaaatttgttgttaCAGGTTAATCCCCATATTCATCAGCTCAAGCTATGTGATTTTGGGAGTGCAAAAGTTCTGGTGGGTTGTCAACTTGCTAGGGTGTATTGATTTCCTAATGCCAAACATTTGGACAGGTTTATTTGTGAAGTTGTGATAAGAAAGTTGAATTTAATGTTCAAGCTGCCATTTCTTGAACTGTAAGAGTAATATGACTGTTACCTGATAAATACCAACAAATTGATGGCATTAATCACCTGAGACAATATTGTAAAGGGATCATCCAGATGATTGGGATTATATTTTCTCATACCATGTCTATTTTCTCCTTCTGTCTTTAGAATTTTGTAGATTTCGAAAACCATgcattaaaatgacaaaaatttcTTGAAGTAGGATTGGTGTGTTTAGCTTAGAGCATTATATGGATGAGTGCACACTAGATCACACATTCCCTTTGCACATGTTTTGGACCTCTGTTCATTCTTGTGCCTGTTTTGTCTTTAAGGTGCATTGATGAAGGCATGTGTTTAGATCCATTTGTAGTTCTTGACCCTCAACACATCTAGAATTGGTGTATCTGATTTTGGATGTATGCTTTGATAGCCTTACTAGTTTTGCCCCTTTTATTCCCTTCTCCTTGTTCTTTTGGGCCATTGCCATGATATTACTTGTAATATAATTATCTAAACCTTTTGTGTATTTGGAATGCAGCCTTTTTGGCTTAGCACCTTATTTACCTATCAGTAAATATAATTTCCTGGACCTTTTCATATGTAATGCATGAATTGCTTCTGATCCATCTTTTATAACAGGTTAAAGGTGAGccaaatatatcatatatttgttCTCGTTATTATCGAGCACCAGAACTCATATTTGGTGCAACGGAGTACACAACTGCAATTGACATGTGGTCTGTAGGTTGTGTCCTTGCGGAACTGCTTCTTGGACAGGTATTCTATGAGCTAGAATTTGGTCTTTTACTTGATGTATAGCGATGAATGAACAAGACCACTGatgttttctgttcttttccttttggcCAATTGAATCTTGGCAGCCTCTCTTTCCAGGTGAAAGCGGAGTTGATCAGCTTGTTGAGATAATCAAAGTAAAACTTTCTGAGTCTTGTATGCAAGAGAAACAATATTAATGTTTTGTCTGAGCTCTGAAATCATCCTTCAATCACTTTCTTTGTGGAACCTGCTGAATTGATATTGTTATCTACTAGGTACTTGGGACACCAACTCGTGAGGAAATCAAGTGTATGAATCCAAACTATACTGAGTTTAAATTCCCACAAATCAAGGCTCACCCCTGGCACAAGGTGAGCTCTTGATTTCTATACCGACCATTTCAATAATTGATGCTTTTGGGTTTTGTATCGAATTTATCTGAAAATGTTCTCTTGTTTGCAGATTTTTCACAAGCGCATGCCCCCAGAAGCAGTAGATCTTGTCTCTAGACTTCTTCAATACTCTCCAAATCTAAGGTGCACTGCTGTGAGTATTTCTGACCTTCCACCCTGTAATCTCCTTGCTGCAGAATATAAAATGTGGATAAAGTTAGCTTGCCTAGTGAAATTTTGTCTTTGATATGGACCACTGGTGTCTAAACATCTAGTCTGTTTTGTTTTCTGTCCTGTAGAACACTGGCCACCACCATTACAGAAAAAGGAAACATTACTGATAACCATTGTCACTTTGATGTACTTGAGAATGTGGTATCATGCATGAAAACAGATTCACTTCAAATGTTATAATCAAAATGAACccacttattattatcatttttatttttggaaaaaaaaa
Above is a genomic segment from Vitis riparia cultivar Riparia Gloire de Montpellier isolate 1030 chromosome 14, EGFV_Vit.rip_1.0, whole genome shotgun sequence containing:
- the LOC117930665 gene encoding shaggy-related protein kinase epsilon is translated as MASAGIPPASAVGKPSGNTMFVDKLPEEINEMKIRDDKVEKEMEATVVDGNGTETGHIIVTTIGGRNGQPKQTISYMAERVVGQGSFGIVFQAKCLETGETVAIKKVLQDKRYKNRELQTMRLLDHPNIVSLKHCFFSTTDKDELYLNLVLEYVPETVYRVAKHYSRANQRMPLIYVKLYTYQICRALAYIHGVVGVCHRDIKPQNLLVNPHIHQLKLCDFGSAKVLVKGEPNISYICSRYYRAPELIFGATEYTTAIDMWSVGCVLAELLLGQPLFPGESGVDQLVEIIKVLGTPTREEIKCMNPNYTEFKFPQIKAHPWHKIFHKRMPPEAVDLVSRLLQYSPNLRCTALEACIHPFFDELRDQNSRLPNGRPLPPLFNFKPQELKGASLELLAKLIPEHARKQCPFLGF